A genomic region of Barnesiella viscericola DSM 18177 contains the following coding sequences:
- a CDS encoding PASTA domain-containing protein has translation MGKLMEFFKKHPIIKTLVQMVIVFFLLIAITLYGLKLYTRHGKAVLVPDVKAMALPDALRILDREGFRYDIIDSLFIDEAVPGTIVEQTPAGGSKVKEGRIVYLSINAYSPRMITCPKVADMSMRQALSTLESRGLTDIKVQEVPSEYPDLALGLQYRGETLEAGDKIPAGSTVTLLVGNGMPETYSDATFEETPQTTEEAPLTDESWFN, from the coding sequence ATGGGAAAATTGATGGAATTTTTCAAGAAACACCCGATAATCAAAACATTAGTGCAGATGGTTATCGTCTTTTTCCTGTTGATAGCTATCACCCTTTACGGGTTGAAACTCTATACACGCCACGGGAAGGCGGTTCTCGTGCCCGACGTCAAGGCGATGGCCCTGCCCGACGCCTTGCGCATACTCGACCGCGAGGGTTTCAGATATGACATTATCGACTCGCTTTTTATCGACGAAGCCGTGCCGGGCACCATCGTGGAACAGACTCCCGCCGGGGGCAGCAAGGTGAAGGAGGGACGTATCGTCTACCTCTCGATCAACGCCTACTCCCCACGCATGATTACCTGCCCCAAAGTGGCCGACATGTCGATGCGACAAGCCCTCTCGACGCTTGAAAGCCGGGGACTGACCGATATAAAGGTACAAGAGGTGCCGTCGGAATATCCCGACCTGGCCCTCGGGCTGCAATACCGGGGCGAGACACTTGAAGCGGGCGACAAGATTCCTGCCGGCAGCACGGTGACCCTGCTTGTGGGGAACGGCATGCCCGAGACCTACTCCGATGCGACCTTCGAGGAGACTCCGCAAACGACCGAAGAGGCTCCCCTCACCGATGAAAGTTGGTTCAACTGA
- a CDS encoding GumC domain-containing protein — MKRSNLVVIIIAVLAVALIGTGIFIYIQHKQMSDFKEQVEIDKQRSELEKEYSDLAAQYDQFEGQKMMFNNDSLVEKLDAEKVKVQRLLEELRTVKNTSSARIEELKKELATLRGIMRHYVMQIDSLNAANKQLREENAQVTRRYQEVAQTASQLKQEREELTEKVTLASKLDAVGIVVTPIDTRGKVAKRIKKTDKIKISFSIAKNVTAEVGEKYLYARIVKPDGDVLVKDRADVFPFEDREINFSCRKLIEFTGDELNDVTMYWAVEEFLYPGEYRVDIFADNYKIGTRSFILKE, encoded by the coding sequence ATGAAAAGAAGTAATCTGGTCGTGATTATTATTGCCGTGTTGGCCGTCGCTTTGATAGGGACGGGCATTTTCATCTATATACAGCACAAGCAGATGTCCGATTTCAAGGAACAGGTCGAGATTGACAAGCAGCGCAGCGAGCTCGAAAAGGAGTACAGCGACCTGGCTGCCCAGTACGACCAGTTCGAGGGGCAGAAGATGATGTTCAACAACGACTCGCTGGTCGAGAAACTCGATGCCGAGAAGGTGAAGGTTCAGCGCCTGCTCGAAGAGTTGCGCACGGTGAAGAACACCAGTTCGGCCCGTATCGAGGAGTTGAAAAAGGAGTTGGCTACCCTGCGGGGCATCATGCGCCACTATGTGATGCAGATCGATTCGCTCAACGCCGCCAACAAGCAGTTGCGCGAAGAGAATGCACAGGTGACCCGCCGCTACCAGGAGGTGGCCCAGACGGCCAGCCAGTTGAAACAGGAGCGTGAGGAGCTCACCGAGAAGGTGACGCTGGCCTCGAAGCTCGATGCCGTGGGTATCGTGGTGACACCCATCGATACGAGAGGCAAGGTGGCCAAACGTATCAAGAAGACCGACAAGATAAAGATTTCCTTCTCCATCGCCAAGAACGTGACGGCCGAGGTGGGCGAGAAATACCTCTATGCCCGCATTGTGAAGCCCGACGGCGACGTGCTGGTCAAGGACCGTGCTGATGTCTTCCCCTTCGAGGATCGCGAAATCAACTTTTCGTGTCGCAAGCTCATCGAGTTTACCGGCGACGAACTGAACGATGTAACCATGTATTGGGCCGTGGAGGAGTTCCTCTATCCCGGTGAATACCGGGTCGACATCTTTGCCGACAATTACAAGATAGGTACCCGCTCGTTCATCTTGAAAGAGTGA
- a CDS encoding TolC family protein codes for MRINRNVWAGRVLVALSLFSFSAVSAQQPVSLDSCRRMALKNNKQLRIAEEKVKGAGYTKKSARGAYFPGIDFTGTYMYNQKSISLLEEDQYLPTKTFDLATQQYKYNVVTNPVTGEPILNNGQPIPQTVALIPKEAFEFDVHNVYVGLVTLTQPVFMGGKIKALNDIAGYAEKLAVSQRNTAEKEIVYQTDEAYWQVVSLVHKKKLAESYTALLDTLNRHVQDMIEEGVATQSDGLTVAVRLNAAQITLAKVDNGLALSRMALAQICGLPVNEVFTLEDESLDRVEPQEQPLAYNMEEVFNNRNEVLSLSYAAKIYEKKKSLALSDMLPKLALVGTYSFSNPNAFNGFKNEFNGMFSVGVMLNIPILHWGQNYNKIRAAKSEAVVAKLQLAEAKEKIELQVNQAAFKASEAYRTYRMAVKNLEKADENLRNAQVGFEEGVLTTTNVLEAQTAWLEAQSEKIDAEIDTRLCEVYLAKALGTMKY; via the coding sequence ATGAGAATAAACCGAAACGTATGGGCTGGCAGAGTGTTGGTAGCCCTCTCTCTGTTCTCTTTTTCGGCCGTCTCGGCCCAACAGCCGGTATCGCTCGATTCGTGTCGGCGCATGGCTTTGAAGAACAACAAGCAACTGCGCATCGCCGAGGAGAAGGTCAAAGGCGCCGGCTATACCAAGAAGTCGGCCCGGGGAGCCTATTTCCCGGGGATAGACTTTACCGGTACTTATATGTACAACCAAAAGTCCATCTCGCTGCTCGAAGAGGACCAGTATCTGCCCACCAAGACCTTCGACCTGGCTACCCAGCAATATAAATATAATGTGGTGACCAATCCCGTGACGGGCGAGCCCATACTGAACAACGGGCAGCCTATCCCCCAAACGGTGGCACTCATTCCCAAGGAGGCCTTCGAGTTCGACGTACACAACGTCTATGTCGGGCTGGTCACCTTGACACAACCCGTCTTCATGGGCGGAAAGATCAAGGCCTTGAACGATATAGCCGGGTATGCCGAGAAGCTGGCCGTTTCGCAACGCAACACGGCCGAGAAGGAGATTGTCTATCAGACCGACGAGGCCTACTGGCAAGTCGTTTCGCTCGTGCATAAAAAGAAACTGGCCGAGAGCTACACCGCTCTGCTCGACACCCTCAACCGCCATGTGCAGGATATGATCGAGGAGGGGGTAGCCACCCAGTCCGACGGGCTTACGGTAGCCGTGCGGCTGAATGCTGCGCAGATAACCCTGGCCAAGGTCGACAACGGCCTGGCGCTGTCGCGCATGGCTCTGGCCCAAATCTGCGGGTTGCCCGTGAACGAGGTCTTTACCCTCGAAGACGAGTCGCTCGACCGGGTGGAACCCCAGGAACAGCCGCTCGCCTACAACATGGAAGAGGTCTTCAACAACCGCAACGAAGTACTCAGCCTCAGTTATGCGGCCAAGATTTATGAGAAGAAGAAAAGTCTGGCCCTCTCCGACATGTTGCCCAAGCTGGCTTTGGTCGGCACCTATTCGTTCAGCAACCCCAATGCCTTCAACGGCTTCAAGAACGAGTTCAACGGCATGTTCAGCGTGGGGGTAATGCTCAACATTCCCATCTTGCACTGGGGGCAGAACTACAACAAGATACGGGCCGCCAAGAGCGAGGCTGTCGTGGCCAAGTTGCAATTGGCCGAGGCCAAGGAGAAAATCGAGTTGCAGGTCAATCAGGCTGCCTTCAAGGCCTCGGAGGCCTATCGCACCTACCGCATGGCGGTGAAGAATCTCGAAAAGGCCGACGAGAACCTGCGCAATGCCCAGGTGGGTTTTGAAGAGGGCGTGCTCACCACGACCAACGTACTTGAAGCCCAGACCGCCTGGCTCGAAGCCCAGTCGGAGAAAATCGATGCCGAAATCGATACCCGTCTGTGCGAGGTCTACCTGGCCAAAGCCTTGGGCACGATGAAATATTGA
- a CDS encoding HlyD family secretion protein, translating to MENLREKKERSLVVGLIALIVIIVVLALIGLFLLKPEPQIIQGQAEATQVRVSGKLPGRVVEFMVEEGQHVKAGDTLVHIHSSLVEAKLSQAEAMASVAQAQNKKVDSGTRIELLNSAYDMWQQAQAGLTIAKKTYDRMESLYKKGVVSAQKRDEAEASYKAMMATESAARSQYEMAKAGAQAEDKAAAAAMVAAAKGGVAEVESILDDSYLTAPTDGEISDIFPNVGELVSLGAPIMNVLKLDDMWVSFNVREDLLEDLTMGAEVRAVIPALDNKEVTLKVFYIRDMGSYAVWRATKVTGQYDAKTFEVKARPVEPVDNLRPGMSVLLKRDK from the coding sequence ATGGAAAATCTAAGAGAAAAAAAAGAACGCAGTTTGGTCGTTGGCCTCATTGCCTTGATTGTCATTATCGTTGTTTTGGCCCTGATTGGATTGTTCCTGTTGAAACCCGAGCCTCAGATTATCCAGGGGCAGGCCGAAGCCACTCAGGTGCGCGTGTCGGGCAAGTTGCCCGGGCGGGTAGTCGAGTTCATGGTCGAGGAGGGGCAGCATGTGAAAGCCGGCGACACGCTGGTGCACATACATTCGTCGCTTGTCGAGGCCAAGCTCTCGCAGGCCGAGGCCATGGCGTCGGTCGCCCAAGCGCAGAACAAGAAGGTCGACAGCGGCACCCGCATCGAGTTGCTCAACTCGGCCTACGACATGTGGCAACAGGCTCAGGCCGGGCTCACGATAGCCAAGAAGACCTACGACCGCATGGAGTCGCTCTATAAAAAAGGTGTCGTTTCGGCACAGAAACGTGATGAGGCCGAAGCCTCCTACAAGGCGATGATGGCCACCGAGAGTGCGGCCCGTTCGCAATACGAGATGGCCAAGGCCGGAGCCCAGGCCGAGGACAAGGCTGCCGCTGCCGCCATGGTAGCTGCCGCCAAAGGTGGTGTGGCCGAGGTCGAGTCGATACTCGACGACTCTTACCTGACGGCGCCTACCGACGGTGAAATCTCCGACATATTCCCCAACGTGGGCGAGCTGGTGAGCCTGGGTGCACCCATCATGAACGTGCTCAAACTCGACGATATGTGGGTTTCGTTTAACGTGCGCGAAGACCTGTTGGAAGACCTCACGATGGGAGCCGAGGTGCGTGCCGTGATTCCGGCACTCGACAACAAGGAGGTGACCCTCAAAGTATTCTACATTCGCGACATGGGGTCGTATGCCGTATGGCGCGCTACGAAGGTGACCGGGCAGTACGACGCCAAGACCTTCGAGGTGAAGGCCCGTCCCGTGGAGCCGGTCGACAACCTGCGTCCCGGCATGTCGGTCCTGTTGAAACGCGACAAATAA
- a CDS encoding ABC transporter permease, protein MTGQKENQTGLWASLVREMRQLVSRPAYVLCMVVAPLFCCLFMFTLMHEGLPHKIPVAIVDQDHSSSSQDFTRQLGALESVDVQYKLNSFTEARELMQAGDIFGFLMIPEGFEAKATAGRQPEISFYTNNAYFIPASLLYKNFKTMSVLASGAVVRQVLLATGVEESQIMAKLQPIAADMHALGNPWVSYSVYLNNSFLPGLLQLMILLVTVFSIGSEIKRATAREWLRTADDSIIIAITGKLLPQTIIFFAVGLFYLAMLYGYLHFPMQGNIWHMIFAMFLLVVATQSFAVIIMSIAPSLRIGLSAAGLVGVLSLSIAGFSFPVPAMYLPFQAMSYVLPVRHYFLIYVDQALNGIPLYYSRWHYVALILFAVASTPLLPRLKKALMRQVYVP, encoded by the coding sequence ATGACAGGACAAAAGGAAAATCAGACAGGACTGTGGGCTTCCCTCGTCAGGGAGATGCGGCAACTCGTGTCTCGTCCCGCCTATGTGTTGTGCATGGTGGTGGCCCCGCTGTTTTGCTGCCTCTTCATGTTCACTTTGATGCACGAAGGGTTGCCCCACAAGATACCGGTGGCCATTGTCGACCAGGACCACTCCTCGTCGTCGCAGGATTTTACCCGACAGCTGGGAGCATTGGAGTCGGTCGACGTGCAGTACAAGTTGAACAGCTTTACCGAGGCGCGCGAACTGATGCAGGCGGGCGATATCTTCGGCTTCCTCATGATTCCCGAAGGGTTCGAGGCCAAGGCCACGGCCGGTCGTCAGCCCGAGATTTCGTTCTATACCAACAACGCCTATTTTATACCCGCCTCGCTGCTCTACAAGAACTTCAAGACCATGTCGGTGCTGGCCTCGGGAGCCGTGGTGCGCCAGGTGCTGCTGGCCACCGGGGTGGAGGAGTCGCAGATTATGGCCAAGCTGCAACCCATCGCCGCCGACATGCACGCCCTGGGCAATCCGTGGGTCAGCTATTCGGTCTACCTCAACAACTCGTTCCTGCCCGGTCTGCTGCAACTGATGATTCTGCTGGTCACGGTGTTCAGCATCGGGTCGGAAATCAAGCGAGCCACCGCACGGGAGTGGTTGCGCACGGCCGACGATTCGATTATCATCGCCATCACCGGCAAGCTCTTGCCGCAAACCATCATCTTCTTTGCCGTGGGGCTTTTCTATCTGGCCATGTTGTATGGCTACCTTCATTTCCCCATGCAGGGGAACATCTGGCACATGATTTTCGCCATGTTCCTGCTGGTGGTCGCCACGCAGAGTTTTGCCGTGATTATCATGAGTATAGCCCCCTCGTTGCGTATCGGGTTGAGTGCAGCCGGTCTGGTGGGTGTCCTGTCACTCTCCATTGCCGGGTTCTCGTTCCCGGTACCGGCCATGTATCTGCCCTTCCAGGCCATGTCGTATGTGCTGCCGGTGCGGCACTATTTCCTGATATATGTCGACCAGGCGCTCAATGGCATACCGCTCTATTACTCGCGTTGGCATTATGTGGCACTCATTCTCTTTGCCGTAGCCTCGACCCCGTTGTTGCCCCGGCTTAAAAAAGCCCTCATGCGGCAGGTATATGTGCCGTGA
- a CDS encoding ABC transporter permease produces the protein MKLLRSIKIGLADIYYIWRREYHAVFQDFGVILFFFALPFVYPIVYAAVYNPEVVREVPMVVVDNARTPLSRELAREMDATPHAHIVSYCANMDEAKRMMHEKNCYGILFIPSDFSQKIERGEQSVVSFYSDMSILLNYKGFLIALTDVTLNLGGQLQTQSLGGATQEQINVATQPIPYVSVNLYNPESGLASFLLPAILILILQQSLILGIGMLAGGIYEHHRLHLFYSGREHMHNNVLHLVVGKALCYFSLYVLCTAYILHFIPWLFKFPQIGSQVEIYAFAVPFLLSSIFFGMTLSVFVRERESSFLLFVFTSVIFLFISGITWPRYAMPEYWQWLGAIIPSTWGIEGFVRMNTAGAGIYDVRHAYTMLWILTGVYFVTTCLVYRYQIWKDKKRGHSGVLESE, from the coding sequence ATGAAATTATTGCGTTCCATAAAAATAGGATTGGCCGACATCTACTACATTTGGCGGCGGGAGTATCATGCCGTCTTTCAGGATTTCGGTGTGATTCTCTTCTTCTTTGCTCTGCCGTTTGTCTATCCCATTGTCTATGCCGCGGTCTATAATCCCGAGGTGGTGCGCGAGGTGCCCATGGTGGTAGTCGACAACGCCCGCACGCCGTTGAGCCGGGAACTGGCTCGCGAGATGGACGCCACGCCGCATGCCCACATCGTCTCCTACTGTGCCAACATGGACGAGGCCAAGCGCATGATGCACGAGAAGAACTGTTACGGGATTCTCTTTATCCCGAGCGATTTCAGCCAGAAGATAGAGCGGGGCGAGCAGAGTGTCGTTTCGTTCTACTCCGACATGAGTATTCTGCTCAACTACAAGGGATTTCTTATCGCTCTGACCGATGTGACCCTGAACCTCGGAGGCCAGTTGCAGACCCAGTCGCTGGGTGGTGCCACCCAGGAGCAGATCAACGTGGCTACCCAACCCATTCCCTATGTATCGGTCAACCTCTACAACCCCGAGTCGGGACTGGCTTCGTTCCTGTTGCCGGCCATCTTGATTCTCATTTTGCAGCAGAGTCTCATTTTGGGTATCGGCATGTTGGCGGGGGGGATCTATGAGCATCACCGGCTGCACCTCTTTTACAGCGGTCGCGAGCACATGCACAACAACGTGTTGCACCTGGTTGTGGGCAAGGCCCTGTGCTATTTCAGCCTGTATGTATTGTGCACGGCCTATATCCTGCATTTCATACCCTGGCTTTTCAAATTCCCCCAGATAGGCAGTCAGGTCGAGATTTACGCGTTTGCCGTTCCCTTCCTGCTCTCGTCGATATTCTTCGGCATGACCCTCTCGGTCTTTGTGCGGGAGCGTGAGAGCTCTTTTCTGCTCTTCGTCTTCACCTCGGTTATTTTCCTCTTCATCTCGGGAATCACTTGGCCGCGCTATGCCATGCCTGAGTATTGGCAGTGGCTGGGAGCCATCATTCCGTCGACCTGGGGCATCGAGGGGTTCGTGCGCATGAATACGGCCGGAGCCGGTATCTACGATGTGCGCCATGCCTACACAATGCTGTGGATTCTGACCGGAGTCTATTTCGTTACCACCTGTCTGGTGTATCGTTATCAGATTTGGAAAGATAAGAAGCGGGGCCATTCGGGAGTACTCGAATCGGAATAA